The genomic window CGTCCGTCGCCGTGATGAGCTCGTGGATCATACCCGGCTCGAAGGCCGAGTGCCCCGCGTCGGGCACGATCCGCAGGTTTGCCTCGGGGAAGGCGCGGTGCAGGTCCCAGGCGCTCTTCGCGGGGCAAACCACGTCGTAGCGCCCCTGCACGATGACCGTGGGGATGTGGCGGATCTTGCCCACGTCCGTGAGGAGCTGGCCGTCGTGCTCGAAGAACCCGCCGTTCACGAAGTAATGGCACTCGATGCGGGCGAACGCGTCGGCGAACGTGTCGCCCGCGCAGCGCGTGATGTAGTCCTGGTTCTGCAGGAGAAAACTCGTGCTGCCCTCCCACACGCTCCACGCGCGCGCCGCGGCTTGCCGCACGGCCGGATCGTCGCTCGTGAGGCGCCGGTAATAGGCTCGCACGAGGTCGCCCCGCTCCGCCTCGGGGATCGCGGCGAGGTAAACCTCCCAGGCGTCGGGGAACACCGCGCTCGTGCCCTCCTGGTAAAACCAGTCGATCTCCCACTTGCGCAGGAGGAAAATGCCCCGGAGCACGAGCTCGCTGACGCGGTCCGGGTGCTTCTCGGCGTACGCGAGCGCGAGCGTCGAGCCCCACGAGCCGCCAAAGACCTGCCACCGCTCGATCCCGAGGTGCTCGCGCAGCCGCTCGATGTCCGAGACGAGGTGCCAGGTGGTGTTGTCCACGAGCGAGGCGTGGGGCGTGCTCTTGCCGCAGCCGCGCTGATCGAAGAGGACGATACGATAATGGGCGGGATCGAAGAAGCGCCGCTGCTTCCCGTCGCTGCCTCCGCCGGGCCCGCCGTGCAGGAAGACCACGGGTTTTCCGTGGGGATTGCCGGACTCCTCGAAAGAAAGCTCGTGCACGTCGGAGACGCGCAGGCGCCCTGTGCGATAGGGCTCGATTTCGGGGTACAAGGTCCTGCGTGTAGGAAAAGGTCCGGCTGCCATGGGCGCGCGAGCTTGCCAGACGAGCCCACGCCTGTCCATCGCTCGCTCGGCGGCTCCCCGTGGTCCAGCCGAGCGCGCCCCCCGCGTCATGCCGCCGCGTGTCACGTCGGAGCGACACAAGCAGCCGCCTGGGGAGCGGCCGTAAGGAGGTCGGGCCCCTCCTATGGCGAGCGGTTCGGTACGCAACCGCGCGCTGGAAAATGAGGCCAGCGTGAGCAGATCCTCTTTTCAATGTCGCTGGCACTCGCTATATTCGTGTTTGCCATTGGATTCGGGGGCGGATGTCCGCCCCCCACGGTCACCGGCGCGCGCTCGGCGTGCGTCCATGGAGGAGCGTGCGATGGGAGCTTCCACGAAAATGCTGGGCGTCGTCGCGCTGGCGGTCGCGCTCGGCGCGCCAGCGTCGGCCTGGGCGCAGGCGCCCCTGGCCCCGCTGACCACGCCCGCGGCCGTGCCCTGGCAGCCTGGCCAGGCCATCACGCCGGCCACGCCGTTCGGGGATGGGTACCGCCGGGTCCTCTCGGATTTGTCCGAGGCATTCGAGGCATTCGCCGACCTCACCCGTTATGGCGCCCCGCGCGCCATCACGCCCGCCGTGCCGCAGACCGTCCCCTCGCAGTTCTGGGGCGCGGACACGCGCACGTTCATCCCCCAGAGCCCGGAGCAGCCCACCATTTACGTCGGGCCTGCGCGGGCCCAGTTGATCCCCATCGAGACCGCCACGACGGTGGTCGCCGAGTCGCGCGGCATGCAGGGCGTGCTCGTGGGCTTCCAGCTCGAGCTGCCCTGGATGATCCCGTAGCGGCCCCTGTCGGGCCGCCCAGAGTTTCCCGCCGCCGGGCGCGCGTGGTGGTCCCCCTGGCCACGCGTGCCCGGTATTTTTTTGGCGGTCGGCTCGTCAGGCCGACCAGAGCCGCACGCCGCCGCGCATACACGCCACGTTGTCGACGAGGACCACGTCGCTCGGCAGCCCCTCGGCCTCCACGTGCCGCGCGTTGCCGCCGCCGAGGTAGAGCTTGTGATGGTTGAAGATGGGCGCGATCTGGGCGACCGTCTCCCGGACGCGCTCGTTCCATCGGCGCTTGCCGAGCCTCTTCCGCGCCTCGTTGCAGACCCGCTCCTCGTACGTCTTGCGCCGGCGGAACGGGTGATGCGCGAGCTCGATGTTCGGCACGTAAAACCCGTCCACGTACAGCGCGAAGCCCATCCCCGTGCCCAGCGTGATCAGGATCTCGGTCCCGCGGCCCTCGATGACCCCGAACCCTTGCAGCCCCGCGTCGTTGATCACCCGGACCGGCCGCCCCATGCGCCCCTCGGCCTCCTGCGCGAGCGGATAACCGGCCCAGGCCTCGTGCAGGTTCGGCGCCGTGCGGGTCGCCCCTTCGGTCACCACCCCGGGAAAACCGATGGATACCCGATCGAATTCGCCGAGGCCCCCGACGACCTTGGTGATCGCCCCGAGCACCGCCTCGGGATCGGCCGGCTGGGGCGTGCGGACGCGGGCGCGCTCGGTGAGCGCGTTTCCCTCGGCGTCGAGGACCATTCCCTTGATGCCCGTCCCTCCGATGTCGATGCAGAGCGTGCGCATGGCTGCATCGTCCCAGAGCCCGCTCGCCGTGGCTAGATCGATTTGTTCGGCCCGATCATGAGCTCTGGCCGCACGATCGTGTCGAACTCCTCCCCCGTGAGCAGCCCGAGCCCGAGCGTCGCCTCGCGTAACGTCGTCCCCTCGGCGTGCGCCTTCTTCGCGATACGCGCCGCCGCGTCGTAGCCGAGCCGCGGCGCGAGCGCGGTCACGAGCATGAGGCTCTTCGTGAGGTTCTCGGCGATCCTCGTGTGGTTCGGCTCGATCCCGCGGGCGCAATGCTCCTCGAACGAGGCCATCACGTCGCCGAGCAGCCGGATCGACTGGAGCGTCGCGTGGAGCAGCAGCGGCTTCATCACGTTCAGCTCGAAGTTCCCGCCCGCGCCGGCGATCCCCACGGCGACGTCGTTGCCTTGTACCATCGCCGCGACCATGATCACGGCCTCGCTCTGCGTCGGGTTCACCTTGCCCGGCATGATCGAGCTGCCGGGCTCGTTCTCGGGGATCGTGATCTCGCCGAGCCCTGCGCGTGGCCCGCTCGACAGCCACCGCACGTCGTTGGCGATCTTCGTCAAGCTCGCGGCGAGCGTCTTCAGCGCGCCGTGGGCGAACACGACGGCCTCGTGCCCGGCGAGCGCCTGGAACTTGTTCGGCGCGGGCACGAACGGCAGCCCCGCGAGCTGCGCGATCGTCGCCACCGCGCGTGCTGAAAAATCCGGGTGCGTGTTCAGCCCCGTGCCGACGGCGGTCCCGCCGAGCGCGAGTTCGTAGAGCGGCGGCAGCGCCCGCTCGATCATCCCCTTTGCTTGATCGAGCTGCGCGACCCAGCCCGAGATCTCCTGCCCCAGCGTCAGCGGCGTCGCGTCTTGCAGGTGCGTCCGGCCGATCTTCACGACCTCCGCGCACGCCTCGGCTCTTCGTGCCAGCGTCTCGCGCAACGTGGCGAGCTTCGGCAGGAGCGTGGCCGAAATTTCGGAGGCGATCGCCACGTGCATCGCGGTCGGGAAGACGTCGTTCGAGCTCTGGCCGAGGTTGACGTGATCGTTCGGGTGGATGGGCTTCTTCGAGCCCATGACGCCGCCGCTCGCCTCGATGGCGCGGTTCGCGATCACCTCGTTCGTGTTCATGTTCGTCTGGGTGCCGCTGCCGGTTTGCCAGATCGAGAGCGGGAAGTGCGCGTCGAGCTTCCCCTCGATCACCTCCTCGGCGGCGGCGACGATCCGCGCCGCCTCCTCGCGCCCGAGCAGCCCGAGCGCGGCGTTCGTGAGCGCGGCGGCCTTCTTGACGAGGCCGAGGGCGCGGAGGAGCGGGCGCGGGAAGCGCTCGGCGCCGATCGCGAAGTGATGCAGCGAGCGTTCGGTCTGGGCGCCCCAGTAGCGGGAGGCCTCGACCTCGATGCTTCCGAACGTGTCGGTCTCGATACGCGTCGTCATGACGCAGGCTTAGCAGCGTCCGCGCTTGTCATCCGTCCGGATCTTTGCCACCTTCCGCCCCCGACGATTCTTACGTGGAGCGAGCGATGGCCGGACAGGGCATGGATGCGGTACCCCGGGAGATCTTGCGCG from Polyangium spumosum includes these protein-coding regions:
- the pip gene encoding prolyl aminopeptidase; the encoded protein is MAAGPFPTRRTLYPEIEPYRTGRLRVSDVHELSFEESGNPHGKPVVFLHGGPGGGSDGKQRRFFDPAHYRIVLFDQRGCGKSTPHASLVDNTTWHLVSDIERLREHLGIERWQVFGGSWGSTLALAYAEKHPDRVSELVLRGIFLLRKWEIDWFYQEGTSAVFPDAWEVYLAAIPEAERGDLVRAYYRRLTSDDPAVRQAAARAWSVWEGSTSFLLQNQDYITRCAGDTFADAFARIECHYFVNGGFFEHDGQLLTDVGKIRHIPTVIVQGRYDVVCPAKSAWDLHRAFPEANLRIVPDAGHSAFEPGMIHELITATDAFRSKK
- a CDS encoding ROK family protein, with protein sequence MRTLCIDIGGTGIKGMVLDAEGNALTERARVRTPQPADPEAVLGAITKVVGGLGEFDRVSIGFPGVVTEGATRTAPNLHEAWAGYPLAQEAEGRMGRPVRVINDAGLQGFGVIEGRGTEILITLGTGMGFALYVDGFYVPNIELAHHPFRRRKTYEERVCNEARKRLGKRRWNERVRETVAQIAPIFNHHKLYLGGGNARHVEAEGLPSDVVLVDNVACMRGGVRLWSA
- the fumC gene encoding class II fumarate hydratase, with product MTTRIETDTFGSIEVEASRYWGAQTERSLHHFAIGAERFPRPLLRALGLVKKAAALTNAALGLLGREEAARIVAAAEEVIEGKLDAHFPLSIWQTGSGTQTNMNTNEVIANRAIEASGGVMGSKKPIHPNDHVNLGQSSNDVFPTAMHVAIASEISATLLPKLATLRETLARRAEACAEVVKIGRTHLQDATPLTLGQEISGWVAQLDQAKGMIERALPPLYELALGGTAVGTGLNTHPDFSARAVATIAQLAGLPFVPAPNKFQALAGHEAVVFAHGALKTLAASLTKIANDVRWLSSGPRAGLGEITIPENEPGSSIMPGKVNPTQSEAVIMVAAMVQGNDVAVGIAGAGGNFELNVMKPLLLHATLQSIRLLGDVMASFEEHCARGIEPNHTRIAENLTKSLMLVTALAPRLGYDAAARIAKKAHAEGTTLREATLGLGLLTGEEFDTIVRPELMIGPNKSI